A stretch of Procambarus clarkii isolate CNS0578487 chromosome 20, FALCON_Pclarkii_2.0, whole genome shotgun sequence DNA encodes these proteins:
- the LOC138366634 gene encoding putative ATP-dependent RNA helicase TDRD12: protein MSGLHSSWVPAEAHITWKNLQICLVECASTLWVREMHSSSMSCELMHFQQMEKQLNNYFKMRTPRYNLLQFPAKVKDIVAVQHKGHWFRGLVESIEDSNTDQKATIFLLDYGITIETSGSSIICLGPDQWTSVPYQAKRIHIFGVSAVSLEYSFTALDLKIIPKASSTWDQAANDFVNKIAKKKPYAEFVPLMRGPDGCLQGSLTVHLGREFCEVLTRLSPLCHLETQKETVIVDLALILVKCGFASWDTNLIEILKQKKKEEVLKQREKEENSRKSCLEKNGFQTAECEQKLDNVFKKSSSYLDNSDSPFSDEVFLHNHATNIKTDSINESDVPTVDNGEYQGLVLQSAAKGRGLMKFLTLLPSTPLLTSDSSESLLIGSCSFRSEDSQISTSFQSDMALEENILATSVGNRSSGELTSSLSDVEEIPAPVLETEILISTLVQASGDKITEEKCDVNYYSQGSSEKVAYKGAANDIDNIHLNSPFAGITSSSKSPTVKDLVLVPSLSEYAKKESPKLSFTTSGLSLLNRLKCLDNEEKDKISNGVDGQQNPGKGPDNEVEIKCMFKNECVNERLLIQPDEFNCDIGNGIIARDVQGQTKGLHKVDISNWVSACSLETHRDSHHSEHMELGITLEDMSALTENQNSKDRHVNQKQLDKYIEKVNFRVSPKICNDFSHSTDKINQISMPKTDYKVSCKEKTHEKQNKHNEVEHEIFNISFMSDNRDIWTSELTNDIQEGEFLPMSLKSPVSKVLNIAKLLRVFVAGESLLANEDIITNKNLMNATLNSHIVKVLNEEGMQPTRLQAYTWPAITHGGSTIIVGGKASGKTRGYVVPLISTIMDTWQHISRRLVDGIGAVLVVLCSTWRNAECTANYILNILPASFNLKVMTAWGGCGHDKGKDTKIKLLLGCDILVTTPPCLLRLLSGKSISKDEDPNPENSDTLAKSLARCCHLVIDDADSSLKYFASDIKQLLILWGEGRKGRERGDLQQQIVLVSSKWTKLFDSLTQTLISTMDPMVIVSAPSEAAIGARVASHVHLVLDEESSLQKVVELVQNSYSLKKNLIFVYSDLMGDKLKSMLETAAIYSISIPSSIVMCKLHNIVSEWHMMSAVTMIVCRGTEQYLMRHDLADADTIFHTYIAPPVSNFLCRYSFMVGKFSTDLNNKSLNCESHIFVSEETFQSVPNLFNEIQRLCEYIPDEVIVAGSAVDRDKFCHYSSLCYYIKAYGKCPVENNCGFKHKVQISDVPRYLPRMGEVTFDIVKVINASRYLVHLTEYREKAGAPSLDLRNHHHKLILALQQYFADPAKHIQLKSVEPGMFCAVDDNGIWARAQVIRIDYSDAAPAVKVFLVDEGKELYIELKAAFLLPSHLAALPELIVEVYLCRIQPVDYDREWTYEASQYVHEIFTSGKSNRFVGQITFALCHTLWLSPVVELVQVGKSFVQKESFRGKLIAKGFGIDNPTHLKMLEQLCSQAGLSLNHQTLCNTDWKSSLNKAYNMLYISQLEEDIQSNTLKIDRSADVSNCDVQLEVQACEMEDRLGCSTDADAYLEDDRLSCTSSLSERANRDSKDKLIQHTCTSPTSDTATYLLAREDLPLNVEIRVEIGEIVSPDRFFVLREDKLDQLNILEIDLANLTKKFNGGKKDYTEGLQHNICIPSCSYCIAKFTDNMYYRGWVESSERDGNVTVFYVDHGETLTIPAHEVHACPCTILEALPAQAIVCCLAHIIIPNDMKEKAKRFMLHLASTAGVWIAKAVEIRKIIEEQICSVELIDISVDPPKQMWQELVCAGLAIQADQMEETNDEKSPPLDILNDSCIDGKEAADFLLSIPSVKAQIEKVREQHVGEALEKANDRTTASCDYSIASLLHIVNSDLEKEKHAERELENSDDEIAVGCEDSCISTVNPDLKNKVNDYIENSLINNKMLENKKTGEQEENSVLKLEKNIGSLKSCKPHIMNKSAKVRVQQTENVANISKPNKNQRAIEMASKDFQHMCLIVPPLEAVEGITSKLSPETSWSQKDDSVSVIIHLMGVKLYKCRIESSRLMFMTLLGEKFYVLDEDLGGEIDAELSSICVKGTCVAITLTKAAKVKWQSLFANGKRRPWLRADYQTLCDNDEISSSDNESNWCDVGVNTQVKKNGGLPGGISDSDLSSNEGSDNDEFLIS, encoded by the exons GGTTCTTCTATAATTTGCCTGGGTCCTGACCAGTGGACGAGTGTTCCCTACCAAGCTAAGCGGATTCATATATTTGGTGTTTCAGCTGTTTCACTGGAATATTCATTCACTGCTTTGGACTTGAAAATTATACCAAA GGCATCCAGTACGTGGGATCAGGCAGCTAATGACTTTGTAAACAAAATTGCTAAGAAGAAACCATATGCCGAGTTTGTACCCTTGATGCGTGGCCCAGATG GTTGCTTACAAGGTTCCTTGACTGTACATCTTGGCAGAGAATTCTGTGAAGTTCTAACACGGTTATCACCTCTTTGTCATCTTGAAACTCAGAAAGAGACTGTAATAGTAGACCTTGCCTTGATTTTAGTTAAGTGTGGCTTTGCATCATGGGATACAAATTTAATAGAGATATTAAAacaaaagaagaaagaagaagtatTAAAACAAAGGGAGAAAGAAGAAAATTCAAGAAAAAGCTGTTTAGAGAAGAATG GCTTTCAGACAGCAGAGTGTGAACAAAAATTAGATAATGTATTCAAGAAGTCATCCTCTTACTTG GATAACAGTGACTCGCCTTTCTCAGACGAGGTGTTTCTCCACAACCACGCAACCAACATTAAAACTGATAGCATAAATGAAAGCGATGTACCAACTGTAGACAATGGAGAGTACCAAGGATTAGTGCTTCAATCTGCTGCCAAAGGCCGTGGCTTGATGAAATTTTTGACGTTGCTTCCAAGTACACCCTTATTAACATCAGATAGTTCTGAAAGTCTGTTAATTGGTAGCTGTTCTTTTAG atCAGAAGACAGTCAAATAAGTACTTCCTTCCAATCTGATATGGCATTAGAGGAAAATATTTTGGCTACTTCAGTTGGAAATAGATCCTCAGGTGAGCTTACATCTTCGCTGTCTGATGTAGAAGAAATTCCTGCTCCTGTTCTTGAAACAGAAATATTGATTTCAACATTAGTCCAAGCTTCAGGAGATAAAATTACAGAAGAGAAGTGTGATGTAAATTATTATTCACAAGGAAGCAGTGAAAAAGTAGCTTACAAAGGTGCAGCAAATGACATTGATAACATTCATCTTAATAGCCCTTTTGCAGGAATAACTTCATCATCTAAGTCTCCAACAGTCAAAGATCTTGTTCTAGTGCCATCTCTAAGTGAATATGCTAAGAAAGAATCTCCTAAGCTATCTTTCACCACATCAGGCTTGAGCCTACTGAATAGACTTAAATGCCTTGATAATGAGGAAAAGGATAAAATTAGTAACGGTGTAGATGGTCAACAAAACCCTGGAaaaggacctgataatgaagtagAGATTAAATGTATGTTTAAGAACGAATGTGTCAATGAGAGACTTTTGATTCAGCCAGATGAGTTTAATTGTGATATTGGAAATGGCATTATTGCAAGAGATGTTCAAGGGCAAACAAAAGGCCTACACAAGGTAGATATTTCAAATTGGGTATCTGCATGCTCACTGGAAACTCATCGGGATTCACATCACTCGGAGCATATGGAGCTGGGTATTACACTGGAAGACATGTCAGCATTAACTGAAAATCAAAATTCAAAGGATAGGCATGTTAATCAGAAACAACTAGATAAATATATAGAAAAGGTTAACTTCAGAgtcagtccaaaaatatgcaatgatTTCAGTCACAGTACTGATAAAATAAACCAAATTAGCATGCCAAAAACTGATTATAAAGTTAGCTgtaaagaaaagacacatgaaaaACAGAATAAGCACAATGAAGTTGAGCACGAGATTTTTAACATCTCCTTTATGTCTGACAACCGCGATATTTGGACCAGCGAGTTGACTAATGATATACAGGAAGGAGAATTTTTACCAATGAGTTTGAAAAGTCCTGTCTCTAAAGTCCTTAATATagcaaaattgcttagagtttttGTTGCTGGTGAATCACTCCTTGCAAATGAAGATATTATAACTAATAAGAATTTGATGAATGCTACTTTGAATAGCCATATTGTTAAAGTGCTAAATGAAGAAGGTATGCAGCCCACTCGATTGCAGGCTTATACGTGGCCGGCAATTACACACGGTGGTTCAACAATCATAGTAGGTGGGAAAGCCAGTGGAAAAACTAGGGGATATGTTGTACCGTTAATTTCCACTATCATGGATACCTGGCAGCACATCAGTCGTCGTTTGGTTGATGGCATTGGGGCAGTTTTGGTAGTATTGTGTAGTACCTGGCGAAATGCAGAATGTACTGCTAACTACATTCTTAACATTCTGCCTGCTTCCTTCAACCTGAAAGTCATGACAGCCTGGGGTGGCTGTGGGCATGACAAGGGCAAAGATACAAAAATTAAGCTACTTTTAGGATGTGATATCCTCGTCACAACGCCCCCGTGTCTTCTAAGACTTCTTTCAGGTAAATCAATTAGCAAAGATGAAGACcctaatccagaaaacagtgataCACTTGCTAAATCTTTAGCTAGATGTTGCCATCTGGTTATTGATGATGCTGATTCAAGCCTGAAATATTTTGCTAGTGATATTAAGCAGTTGCTTATTTTatggggagaggggagaaagggGCGTGAACGTGGAGACCTACAACAACAAATTGTATTAGTAAGTTCTAAGTGGACCAAATTGTTTGATTCCTTAACACAGACCTTAATATCCACTATGGATCCAATGGTTATTGTTTCGGCTCCTAGTGAGGCAGCCATTGGTGCAAGGGTTGCAAGCCACGTACACCTTGTGTTGGATGAAGAATCCTCACTTCAAAAAGTTGTTGAACTTGTACAAAATTCATACAGTCTCAAGAAAAATTTAATCTTTGTATACAGTGATTTAATGGGTGACAAATTGAAGTCCATGTTAGAGACTGCTGCCATTTATTCAATAAGTATTCCCAGCAGCATTGTTATGTGCAAATTGCATAATATAGTTTCTGAGTGGCACATGATGTCAGCTGTCACCATGATTGTGTGCAGAGGTACCGAGCAATATCTCATGAGACATGATCTTGCTGATGCTGATACTATCTTTCATACTTATATTGCTCCACCAGTTTCTAACTTTTTGTGCAGGTATTCTTTTATGGTCGGAAAGTTTTCTACTGATCTGAACAATAAATCTCTGAATTGTGAATCGCATATATTTGTGTCAGAAGAAACATTCCAGTCAGTCcctaatctttttaatgaaatacaAAGGCTGTGTGAATACATACCTGATGAGGTAATTGTTGCTGGTTCTGCAGTAGACAGAGACAAATTCTGTCACTACAGTTCATTGTGTTACTACATCAAGGCTTATGGTAAGTGTCCTGTTGAAAATAATTGTGGATTTAAGCATAAAGTACAAATATCTGATGTTCCACGCTACCTACCAAGGATGGGAGAAGTAACTTTTGATATTGTAAAAGTTATAAATGCCTCAAGATATTTAGTTCACCTTACAGAATATCGTGAAAAGGCAGGAGCACCTAGTTTAGACTTGAGAAATCATCATCATAAATTAATTCTAGCTCTTCAGCAGTACTTTGCCGATCCAGCTAAACATATCCAGTTGAAGAGTGTTGAACCAGGAATGTTTTGTGCTGTCGATGATAATGGAATATGGGCCCGTGCACAGGTTATTCGAATTGACTACTCtgatgctgctcctgctgttaAAGTGTTTCTTGTGGATGAAGGAAAAGAATTATATATTGAATTAAAAGCTGCTTTTCTTTTGCCATCACATCTTGCAGCTTTGCCAGAATTAATTGTTGAGGTATACCTGTGCCGTATTCAACCTGTTGACTATGACAGAGAGTGGACATATGAAGCATCCCAGTATGTACACGAGATCTTCACCAGTGGTAAAAGTAACAGATTTGTTGGTCAAATAACATTTGCACTTTGTCATACACTATGGCTAAGTCCAGTAGTTGAACTTGTGCAAGTAGGAAAATCATTTGTACAAAAAGAATCATTTAGGGGAAAATTAATCGCAAAAGGATTTGGAATTGATAATCCTACACATCTAAAAATGTTAGAGCAACTCTGTTCCCAAGCTGGCCTGTCACTAAATCACCAAACTTTATGTAACACTGATTGGAAAAGTTCtttaaataaagcttataatatgTTATATATTTCACAGTTGGAGGAGGACATACAAAGCAATACTTTAAAGATAGATAGAAGTGCAGATGTCAGTAACTGCGACGTACAATTAGAGGTACAAGCTTGCGAAATGGAAGATAGATTAGGCTGCAGTACAGACGCAGATGCTTATCTTGAGGATGACAGGTTGTCTTGTACCTCATCATTAAGTGAGAGAGCAAACAGAGACTCAAAAGACAAATTGATCCAGCATACCTGCACCTCCCCTACAAGTGACACAGCAACCTATCTCCTTGCACGAGAAGATCTGCCACTGAATGTAGAAATACGAGTGGAGATAGGTGAAATTGTTTCACCTGACCGGTTCTTTGTTCTTCGGGAAGATAAACTTGATCAGCTAAACATCCTTGAGATAGACTTGGCTAATTTGACAAAAAAGTTTAATGGTGGTAAAAAAGACTATACTGAAGGCCTCCAGCATAATATCTGTATACCATCCTGCAGCTACTGCATTGCAAAATTTACTGATAACATGTACTATCGAGGATGGGTAGAGTCCAGTGAACGTGATGGAAACGTGACCGTATTTTATGTGGACCATGGAGAAACGTTGACGATACCAGCACATGAGGTTCATGCGTGTCCATGCACCATTCTGGAGGCTCTTCCTGCTCAGGCAATTGTTTGTTGTCTGGctcacattattattcccaatgaCATGAAAGAGAAGGCAAAGAGGTTTATGTTGCATTTGGCCAGCACTGCTGGTGTATGGATTGCTAAGGCAGTTGAAATTCGAAAAATAATTGAGGAGCAGATATGTAGTGTGGAATTGATTGACATCTCGGTTGACCCTCCCAAGCAAATGTGGCAAGAACTTGTATGTGCAGGACTTGCCATTCAAGCAGACCAAATGGAGGAAACTAATGATGAAAAATCTCCACCACTGGACATTCTTAATGACTCCTGTATAGATGGTAAGGAGGCTGCCGATTTCCTGTTGAGTATACCCTCAGTAAAGGCTCAAATAGAAAAAGTTAGAGAACAGCATGTTGGTGAAGCATTAGAAAAGGCAAATGACAGGACGACTGCATCATGTGATTATTCGATTGCATCCTTACTTCACATTGTTAATTCTGACCTAGAGAAAGAAAAGCATGCTGAAAGAGAATTAGAGAATTCAGATGACGAGATCGCTGTAGGTTGTGAAGACTCTTGCATATCCACAGTTAATCCTGACTTAAAAAATAAGGTAAATGATTACATAGAAAACAGTCTTATCAATAATAAAATGTTGGAAAATAAAAAGACTGGTGAACAAGAAGAAAACAGTGTCTTAAAACTCGAGAAAAATATTGGATCATTGAAATCTTGCAAACCTCATATTATGAACAAGTCTGCAAAAGTTAGGGTTCAGCAGACAGAGAATGTGGCTAACATCAGTAAGCCTAATAAAAATCAGAGAGCAATTGAAATGGCTTCAAAAGATTTTCAACATATGTGCCTTATTGTGCCACCCCTGGAAGCTGTCGAAGGCATCACCTCTAAACTATCTCCAGAAACATCATGGAGTCAAAAAGATGATTCAGTATCTGTGATTATTCATCTCATGGGGGTAAAGCTGTACAAGTGTCGTATTGAATCATCTCGACTGATGTTCATGACCCTATTAGGAGAAAAGTTTTATGTCCTTGATGAAGATTTAGGAGGAGAAATAGATGCCGAGCTTTCATCTATATGTGTAAAGGGAACATGTGTAGCAATCACCCTCACTAAGGCTGCAAAAGTAAAATGGCAAAGTTTATTTGCAAATGGTAAACGACGGCCATGGTTGAGGGCAGACTATCAGACTCTTTGTGATAATGATGAAATATCTAGTAGTGATAATGAAAGCAATTGGTGTGATGTAGGTGTGAATACTCAAGTAAAGAAGAATGGAGGGCTACCAGGTGGAATCAGTGATAGTGACCTCTCCAGTAATGAAGGTTCTGATAACGATGAGTTCTTAATATCATGA